Proteins co-encoded in one Nicotiana sylvestris chromosome 7, ASM39365v2, whole genome shotgun sequence genomic window:
- the LOC138872689 gene encoding uncharacterized protein, with protein sequence MVEGSRQWHEKLPFALLCYCTIVCTSVGATPYLLVYGTEVVILAEIEIPSLRIVAKAEIDDVEWVKTRLEQLSLIDENRLAAVCHGQLYQQRMARAYNKKVRPQKFKVGQLVLRRILPHQAEAKGKFAPNWHGPFVVTRVLSNGALYLTDVDGKYVEMAINSDAVKRYYV encoded by the coding sequence atggtggaaggttctagacagtggcatgaaaagctgccgtttGCATTGCTATGTTATTGCACTATTgtctgtacttcagtaggggccactccttacttgttggtgtatggcacagaGGTAGTAATActcgcagaaattgaaatcccatcccttcggatcgtcGCTAAGGCGGAAATTGATGAtgttgagtgggtcaaaacccgcttggagcaattaagtctgattgatgaaaatagattggcagcagtgtgtcacggccaattgtaccaacagagaatggcgagagcatataataagaaggtacgtccacagaAGTTcaaagtgggtcagttagtgttgagacgtatcttgcctcatcaggctgaagcaaaaggaaagttcgccccaaactggcatgggccatttgtcgtaactagagtgttgtccaatggcgcgttatatttgacagatgtagatgGGAAatatgtagaaatggctatcaattccgatgcagtcaagagatactatgtatga